A single Bifidobacterium asteroides DNA region contains:
- a CDS encoding FtsK/SpoIIIE domain-containing protein, translated as MTKANSSASMSTDPSGSAGSDWHSAGSKDGKAKRGSAQVILTLVTQTAPALAQAGMIWYVVGQGRWMLLLLLLPSLTGTLAMVLLSLLRMHRRSSSAPPAGAQSAYGTVSDRASLSTTTENETLQDLAGLASDPGPQLESRLLESGPSGSQGLPWQGIVHAWLAASGRSAPAVIGIRPDHGPLVIDLPRDGPHALVAGTTGSGKSVFLQTWCLALAASQPPDRLNLVLLDFKGGAGFGLLARLPHTVGCVTNLDLDRAVRALNGLQRELERRQRLVARAGVEDTARMADPPARLVVVIDEFQALRQLLPDYLDRLTSLASQGRSLGMNLVACTQQTMGQVSAQMRANMNLGICLRVRDPLQSRELLGSSCATAIDPACPGLGFLEQGRGPQAFRTCPAADPQALVGQIVKASRFCGSRPPAPLFSPPLPEHDPACGQVLWQSGRPQIPLGHMDDGVLLHLYRLPLNGHTALIGPRGRGKSTLLALLARSLLTLMKPGARPEPSFDLRITRRTGHGYNSRDFPGPVPSPPQGRRDGSRALVWILDDAQDLLDPLCRDPLAPLLQEALGQEGTSVILAVETASALRRPERFSRRLVFPCGERGADLAAGIPSDQLATLPTRASAIPGRCLVLEAGLAIPLQVFSLAVKQMNP; from the coding sequence ATGACCAAGGCCAATTCATCAGCATCCATGTCGACAGACCCGAGCGGGTCTGCAGGCAGCGATTGGCACTCTGCCGGCTCCAAAGATGGGAAGGCCAAAAGGGGAAGCGCCCAGGTCATTCTGACCCTGGTTACACAGACGGCTCCGGCCCTGGCCCAGGCGGGCATGATCTGGTACGTAGTAGGCCAGGGCCGCTGGATGCTCCTCCTCCTGCTGCTGCCCAGCTTGACGGGCACCCTGGCCATGGTGCTTCTGAGCCTGCTGCGAATGCATCGCCGGTCATCGTCCGCTCCGCCGGCAGGCGCACAATCGGCATACGGCACAGTATCGGATCGTGCATCCCTCTCGACAACTACAGAGAACGAGACCTTGCAGGACCTGGCTGGACTGGCCTCTGACCCCGGCCCTCAGCTGGAGTCCCGGCTCTTGGAATCAGGGCCTTCGGGATCGCAAGGTCTGCCCTGGCAGGGCATCGTCCACGCATGGCTTGCCGCATCAGGAAGGTCGGCACCGGCAGTCATCGGCATCCGGCCTGATCATGGCCCGCTGGTCATCGATCTGCCCCGCGACGGACCCCACGCCCTGGTGGCAGGTACTACCGGATCAGGCAAATCAGTCTTTCTGCAGACCTGGTGTCTGGCCCTGGCCGCCAGCCAGCCGCCAGACCGGCTCAATCTGGTCCTGCTGGACTTCAAGGGCGGTGCCGGCTTCGGCCTGTTGGCCCGACTGCCGCACACCGTGGGCTGCGTGACCAATCTGGACCTGGACCGAGCCGTACGCGCGCTGAACGGCCTTCAACGGGAATTGGAACGCCGCCAGCGCCTGGTCGCCAGAGCAGGGGTTGAGGACACCGCCCGCATGGCCGATCCACCGGCACGCCTGGTGGTGGTCATTGACGAGTTCCAGGCCCTGCGCCAACTCCTGCCTGACTACCTGGACAGGCTGACCTCTCTGGCCTCTCAGGGCAGATCCCTGGGCATGAACCTGGTGGCCTGCACCCAGCAGACCATGGGGCAGGTCAGCGCCCAGATGCGTGCCAACATGAACCTGGGCATATGTCTGCGAGTGCGGGACCCCCTGCAGTCCAGGGAGCTGCTGGGCTCCTCCTGTGCCACGGCGATCGACCCTGCCTGTCCGGGTCTGGGCTTCCTGGAGCAGGGCCGGGGTCCACAAGCCTTCCGCACCTGCCCAGCAGCTGATCCGCAGGCTCTGGTGGGCCAGATCGTCAAGGCCAGCCGCTTTTGCGGCAGCCGACCGCCGGCACCGCTTTTCTCCCCTCCCCTGCCAGAGCATGATCCGGCCTGCGGGCAGGTCCTCTGGCAATCGGGACGGCCTCAGATACCTCTGGGACACATGGACGACGGGGTTCTGCTCCATCTCTATCGCCTGCCGCTCAACGGTCATACCGCCCTGATCGGACCTCGAGGACGGGGCAAGAGCACCCTGCTGGCGCTGCTGGCTCGTTCCCTGCTCACCCTGATGAAGCCAGGGGCCCGACCAGAGCCCAGCTTCGACCTGCGCATCACGCGTCGAACAGGTCACGGCTACAACAGCCGGGACTTTCCCGGCCCGGTGCCGTCACCGCCTCAAGGCCGTCGGGATGGCAGCCGTGCATTGGTCTGGATTCTTGACGATGCCCAGGATCTGCTGGATCCGCTTTGTCGGGATCCTCTGGCCCCTCTTCTGCAGGAGGCTCTGGGTCAGGAGGGAACCTCCGTGATCCTGGCCGTGGAGACGGCCAGCGCCCTGCGCAGACCAGAGCGTTTCAGCCGTCGTCTGGTGTTCCCCTGCGGCGAACGGGGGGCCGATCTGGCAGCTGGCATCCCCTCCGATCAGCTGGCCACCCTCCCCACCAGGGCCAGCGCCATTCCCGGACGGTGTCTGGTTCTGGAAGCGGGTCTCGCCATTCCGCTACAGGTGTTCTCTTTAGCCGTAAAACAAATGAACCCTTGA
- a CDS encoding WhiB family transcriptional regulator yields the protein MSNAFDWRAKAACRDKDPELFFPVGNTGAAYQQIEEAKAVCRTCKVIDACLKCALDTNQDYGVWGGLSEDERRALKRRAMRARRSQAMQMQS from the coding sequence ATGAGTAATGCGTTTGATTGGCGCGCCAAGGCTGCTTGCCGTGACAAGGACCCTGAGCTGTTCTTCCCCGTCGGCAACACCGGTGCAGCCTATCAGCAGATCGAGGAGGCCAAGGCTGTCTGCAGGACCTGCAAGGTCATTGACGCCTGTCTGAAGTGCGCGCTGGACACCAACCAGGATTACGGTGTCTGGGGCGGACTGAGCGAGGACGAACGCAGGGCTCTGAAGCGCAGGGCCATGCGTGCGCGCAGGTCCCAGGCCATGCAGATGCAGTCCTGA
- a CDS encoding sensor histidine kinase, which yields MADFSEILASCDDCNEEDREWLHHLVADWQVIADLSFADLLLLLRTGEGEFTVAEQCRPSTVMSLRTEDVVGEHFPADRREELEAAMQSKGVLRSNKLRTIGRATVCDVYAPIRHQGRTLGLVVRETNMATRESNGRYESESINAGKELFEMITRGEFPYADSVLNQRHNARVADGFFVLTSSGVVRYASPNAISCFRRLGSVETMIGQYLSEIGTSLLKENDPVPDSLPLVLSGKAAVDSELDANGSAVSMRSLPLYGKQGRIGAIVLCRDVTELRRREKELQTKDATISEIHHRVKNNLQAVSALLRLQARRTKSDEVRKELEEAQRRVQTIAVVHEGLSQTADEIVDFDKVIANLLKMSVDLATTSDQHITISYVGKFGMMPAQDATPLSLVLTELVNNAVEHGFEGRDEGHITISVGRGGNNLNVVVEDDGNGYSTESDQGQARSTGSGLGTQIINTFVTNDFGGTVKWEPRRDGGTRVVINIKLRVAQDV from the coding sequence ATGGCTGATTTTTCCGAGATTCTGGCATCCTGCGACGACTGCAATGAGGAGGACCGTGAGTGGCTCCACCACCTGGTGGCCGACTGGCAGGTCATCGCCGATCTGAGCTTTGCGGACCTGCTGCTCCTGCTGCGCACCGGCGAGGGGGAGTTCACCGTGGCCGAACAGTGCCGGCCCTCCACGGTCATGTCCCTGCGCACCGAAGATGTGGTGGGGGAGCACTTTCCGGCTGACCGCCGCGAGGAACTGGAGGCGGCCATGCAGTCCAAGGGGGTGCTGCGGTCCAACAAGCTGCGCACCATAGGCCGCGCCACGGTCTGCGACGTCTACGCCCCCATCCGTCACCAGGGCAGGACCCTGGGTCTGGTGGTCCGCGAGACCAACATGGCCACCCGCGAGTCCAACGGCCGCTACGAGAGCGAGAGCATCAACGCGGGCAAGGAGCTCTTCGAGATGATCACCCGCGGCGAGTTTCCCTACGCGGATTCAGTGCTCAACCAACGGCACAACGCCAGGGTGGCCGACGGCTTCTTCGTGCTGACGTCAAGCGGCGTGGTGCGGTACGCCTCGCCCAACGCCATCAGCTGCTTCCGCAGGCTGGGCTCAGTGGAGACCATGATCGGCCAGTACCTGAGCGAGATCGGCACCTCCCTGCTCAAGGAGAACGATCCCGTGCCCGACTCCCTGCCACTGGTCCTGTCGGGCAAGGCGGCTGTGGACTCGGAGCTGGACGCCAACGGGTCGGCCGTCTCCATGCGCTCCCTGCCCCTCTATGGCAAGCAGGGCCGGATCGGCGCCATCGTGCTCTGCCGGGATGTGACCGAACTGCGCCGCCGGGAGAAGGAGCTGCAGACCAAGGATGCCACCATCTCCGAGATCCACCACCGGGTCAAGAACAACCTCCAGGCCGTGTCGGCCCTGCTGCGGCTGCAGGCCAGGCGCACCAAGTCCGACGAGGTACGCAAGGAGCTGGAGGAGGCCCAGCGACGGGTCCAGACCATCGCTGTGGTTCATGAGGGCCTCAGCCAGACCGCCGACGAGATTGTGGACTTCGACAAGGTGATCGCCAACCTGCTCAAGATGAGCGTGGACCTGGCCACCACCAGCGACCAGCACATCACCATCTCCTACGTGGGCAAGTTCGGGATGATGCCCGCCCAGGATGCCACACCCCTGTCCCTGGTGCTGACCGAACTGGTCAACAACGCGGTCGAGCACGGCTTCGAGGGCCGTGACGAGGGGCATATCACCATATCGGTGGGCCGGGGCGGCAACAATCTCAATGTGGTGGTCGAGGATGACGGCAACGGCTACAGCACCGAGTCGGATCAGGGCCAGGCTCGTTCCACCGGATCCGGGCTGGGCACGCAGATCATCAACACCTTCGTCACCAACGACTTTGGCGGCACGGTCAAGTGGGAGCCCCGCCGGGATGGCGGTACCAGGGTGGTCATCAACATCAAGCTGCGCGTGGCCCAGGACGTGTGA